The stretch of DNA CAGGCCATCGCCAATCTCAAAGAATCGCTGCAGACGGCGTATGCGGCCGAGGATCGTTTGAAGGCGTTGCTCGAAAAAGAAGGGTTAATGGCATGACTAACACATCAACCAGGGTCGAGCGTGCGCAGAAACCACGCAAATGCCCAGAATGCGGGCTCAAGATTTTCCGGAGGCAGATGCAATGATTTCCCAATCCCAACTCGAATCCTACCTCTGGGGCGCGGCTACCTTGCTGCGCGGCTATATCGATGCCGGGGACTACAAGCAGTTCATCTTCCCGCTACTGTTCTACAAACGCCTGTGCGACGTCTATGACGAGGAGCTGGTCGATGCGCTGGAGGAGTCCGGCGGCGATCAGGAATACGCCGCGCTTCCCGAACAGCACCGCTTTCAGATTCCGGAGGACGCTCACTGGAAGGCCACACGCACCAAGGTCAAGAACGTCGGTAAGGCCATTCAGGATGCACTGCGGGCTATCGAAACAGCCAACCCCGACACCCTGTACGGGGTCTTCGGCGACGCTCAGTGGACCAACAAGGACCGCCTGCCGGACCACATGCTGCGCGAGCTCATCGAGCACTTCAGTTCGCAGACGCTTTCGCTCTCGAACTGCCCGGAAGATGAGCTGGGCGTGGGCTACGAGTTTCTGATCAAAAAGTTCGCCGACGATTCCGGCCACACCGCTGCGGAGTTCTATACCAACCGCACCGTGGTTCATCTGATGACCGAGATGCTCGAACCCAAACCGGGTGAGTCGATCTATGACCCCACCTGCGGTTCGGCGGGCATGCTGCTCTCCGCCGTAGCTCACCTGAAGCGACAGAATAAGGAGTGGCGGAACCTGCGACTGTTCGGCCAGGAGCGCAACCTGCTCACCTCCGCCATCGGCCGGATGAACCTGTTCTTGCACGGCGTTGAGGACTTCCGTATCGTCCGGGGCGATACCCTGGGTAACCCCGCCTTTGTCGAAGGCGACCGGCTCATGCAGTTCGATGTGGTCCTGGCCAATCCACCGTACTCCATCAAACAGTGGGACCGCGATGCATGGTCCGCCGATCCGTGGGGCCGAAACCTCTACGGCACCCCGCCCCAGGGCCGCGCCGACTATGCCTTCTGGCAACACATCATCAAGAGCATGAAGGCCAAGAGCGGCCGCTGCGCAATCCTGTTTCCGCATGGTGTCCTCTTCCGCAATGAAGAACTGGCCATGCGCGAGAAACTGGTCGCCCACGACGTGGTGGAGTGTGTGCTGGGCCTCGGCCCAAACCTCTTTTACAACTCACCCATGGAAGCCTGCGTCGTTATCTGTCGGATGAACAAGCCTAAAGAGCGCAGGAACAAGGTGCTCTTCATCAACGCGGTGAACGAGGTGACACGCGAACGGGCACAGAGCTTCCTCACTAACGACCACATCCAGCGCATTGTCGCCGCCTACAAGGCTTTCGGTGACGAGGACGGCTTTGCCCGGGTGGTCAGCAATGACGAGGTGCGGGAGAAAGGCAGCAACCTAAGCATCCCGCTCTACGTTCGATCGGACAACGGAAACGGCAATAGCAACGGAGCAGCCGAAACGATCAGCCTCAAGCAGGCCATTGCGAACTGGCAGCAAAGCTCGATGGCATTGCGGGAATCGATGGAGGGTCTTTTTGAGGTTCTTGAAAATGTAGAGGGAATAGGAGGTAAGGAATGAACATCGGATGGAACTGGACCGGTGCCAAATGGTGGAAGTTCGATTTCCACAGTCATACTCCAGAATCAGATGACTATGGGAAAGGGCATAACCAGGCTCAGTTTAAACAGATTTCCCATAAGGATTGGCTGCTCAACTACATGCGGCAAGGCATCGATTGCGTCGCGGTGACGGATCACAATTCAGGTGCCTGGATTGATCCACTTAAGCAGGCACTCCAAGAATTGGCATCCGAAAATCATGCGGATTATCGCCCGCTATATCTTTTCCCCAGCGTTGAGATTACCGTTCAGGGGAATATTCATATCCTGGCCATTTTCGGCCCAAACAAGACCACCTCGGATATCGATTCGCTGCTCGGTGCGGTGAGGTATCGCGCCACCAAGGGAAAGAGCGACGGCTGTTCTGAATGCTCCGCTGTTGAGGTGATTGACGAAATTGCAAGGTCAGGCGGACTTGCTATACCTGCTCATGTCGATCAGACCAACGGACTTTTTAAGGTTTGTACCGGCAACACACTGGAGCAGGTGCTAGACAACAAGTGTGTATTTGCCATGGAGGTCACAAACCTTGCTCAGGCAAAACCGCAGCTCTACATCAACAAAAATTTGAATTGGGCGGAGGTTCTTGGAACCGATTCCCATCATCCGTCTGGAACCGATGGTCAGCGTTATCCCGGTAGTCATTTTACCTGGGTAAAAATGTCGGAGCCATCTTATGATGGTTTACGGTTGGCACTTATTGATGGTTCTCTCTCTCTGAAACGTTCAGATAGTTTCACAAGTGACCCCAATACCCATGGACAACTCACCATCGAAAGCATCGTGGTTGACGATGCGAAGTACCTGGGGCGAGGGGAATCCTTTTCCTGCCAACTGAACCCCTGGCTAAACACTATCATTGGTGGACGAGGTACCGGGAAATCGACTTCGTTGGAGTTCCTGCGGATTACTCTCAAGAGGAAGGGAGAAATCCCCAAGAGCCTTGAAAAGGAATTTACAAAATACAGTCAAACGTCAAGCAACCGCCAGGATGAAGGGCTGCTAAAAGATATCACGAAAATCACCGTCGGCTTCCGAAAAGACGGTGGCCGCTTTCGAATCACCTGGTCTAACGCCGACGACAGGCACACCATAGAGGAGGAGACCGCTCCCGGAACCTGGAGAACTTCCGAGGGAGACATCGCACAACGGTTCCCTGTCAGAATTTACAGTCAGAAGCAGATTTTCGAGTTGGCGAAGCATCCCCATGCGCTCTTGCAGGTTATCGATGATGCCCCGGCGGTCAATCATCGTGATTGGCAACTTGAGTGGGAGGAACTGTTTTCCAAATATCTCTCAATTCGCGCCCAGGAGCGTGAAGTTCAGGCCGGACTTCAGGAAGAATCGGTAATCAAAGGTCAGCTTGAGGACGTCAAACGCAAGCTCGAGGTTTTTGAAAAGGCGGGCCATGCTGATGTCCTTAAGACTTACCAGCTTAGGCAGAACCAGAGCAAGACCATCGACTCTTGGGAAAAGACCTGGGAAGGTTCCGCTGAAAAGGTCCGAGACATTTCAGGAAGCCTGTTGCCGCCAGAATTGGATTCACAACATTTCGACGTTGGGAATGCGGATGATAAAGAGCTGATCGACACTGCAGCGGGCGTCCGTTCAACATTCGAAAAACTCCAGAGTGAGATGAATTCAATCGCACAGCGGATTGATGATGCGAAGAGCGTATGGAATCAAGTGCGACCAGACCTAGAGATATCGAAG from Dethiosulfovibrio russensis encodes:
- a CDS encoding TrlF family AAA-like ATPase produces the protein MNIGWNWTGAKWWKFDFHSHTPESDDYGKGHNQAQFKQISHKDWLLNYMRQGIDCVAVTDHNSGAWIDPLKQALQELASENHADYRPLYLFPSVEITVQGNIHILAIFGPNKTTSDIDSLLGAVRYRATKGKSDGCSECSAVEVIDEIARSGGLAIPAHVDQTNGLFKVCTGNTLEQVLDNKCVFAMEVTNLAQAKPQLYINKNLNWAEVLGTDSHHPSGTDGQRYPGSHFTWVKMSEPSYDGLRLALIDGSLSLKRSDSFTSDPNTHGQLTIESIVVDDAKYLGRGESFSCQLNPWLNTIIGGRGTGKSTSLEFLRITLKRKGEIPKSLEKEFTKYSQTSSNRQDEGLLKDITKITVGFRKDGGRFRITWSNADDRHTIEEETAPGTWRTSEGDIAQRFPVRIYSQKQIFELAKHPHALLQVIDDAPAVNHRDWQLEWEELFSKYLSIRAQEREVQAGLQEESVIKGQLEDVKRKLEVFEKAGHADVLKTYQLRQNQSKTIDSWEKTWEGSAEKVRDISGSLLPPELDSQHFDVGNADDKELIDTAAGVRSTFEKLQSEMNSIAQRIDDAKSVWNQVRPDLEISKKITTANREYTDLLGQLSAAGAGDPSAYGVLVKQRQDLEEKFKGFNKKRETLSQHQKDAEVCLGKLREHRAKITKLREDFLKDTLAGNSYVQINVIPFGNKITVEEEFRNLIDRGNGGFDRDIGVVDGDEGLLATLTQNSSKNMEEKIVKLKKILIELYHDKPEAVAKAKDRRFVTHIQALPPEQIDRILCWYPEDSLNVTYSLKNSESFKPVEQGSPGQKTAALLAFILSYGNEPLVLDQPEDDLDNHLIYDLIVTQLREIKQKRQVLVVTHNANIVVNGDAENVVALDVRSGQTRIVTQGALQDLSVRKEICRIMEGGKTALTERYRRIMAGDIKG
- a CDS encoding type I restriction-modification system subunit M; its protein translation is MISQSQLESYLWGAATLLRGYIDAGDYKQFIFPLLFYKRLCDVYDEELVDALEESGGDQEYAALPEQHRFQIPEDAHWKATRTKVKNVGKAIQDALRAIETANPDTLYGVFGDAQWTNKDRLPDHMLRELIEHFSSQTLSLSNCPEDELGVGYEFLIKKFADDSGHTAAEFYTNRTVVHLMTEMLEPKPGESIYDPTCGSAGMLLSAVAHLKRQNKEWRNLRLFGQERNLLTSAIGRMNLFLHGVEDFRIVRGDTLGNPAFVEGDRLMQFDVVLANPPYSIKQWDRDAWSADPWGRNLYGTPPQGRADYAFWQHIIKSMKAKSGRCAILFPHGVLFRNEELAMREKLVAHDVVECVLGLGPNLFYNSPMEACVVICRMNKPKERRNKVLFINAVNEVTRERAQSFLTNDHIQRIVAAYKAFGDEDGFARVVSNDEVREKGSNLSIPLYVRSDNGNGNSNGAAETISLKQAIANWQQSSMALRESMEGLFEVLENVEGIGGKE